One window of the Cryptomeria japonica chromosome 7, Sugi_1.0, whole genome shotgun sequence genome contains the following:
- the LOC131067253 gene encoding uncharacterized protein LOC131067253, whose protein sequence is MPPSALSHLISQQIEYPMLFQLQNTITGHISHCGVLEFVAEEGIIYMPLWMMENMLLQPGDAVKLKHTTLPKGTCLKLQPHTKNFLKISNPKVFLEVSLRNFSCLTTGDTIKLDYNNTIYCINIVETKPESAISVFDTDLEVDFAPPLDYKERERLPLNPANICTTTSSARTTTENTTSTEHEEKSQCRFTAFTGVGRRLDGKPLSPKSPKIKSARSRSPSRAPIRKPVKLVFGGNTVQTHALAMESGKVAAQKSEKRSEEADKLQPFTGKKYSLKD, encoded by the coding sequence ATGCCTCCTTCTGCCCTTTCTCATCTGATATCTCAACAAATAGAGTATCCAATGCTTTTCCAGCTTCAGAATACCATCACAGGTCACATCTCACACTGTGGAGTACTTGAATTCGTGGCTGAGGAGGGTATAATTTATATGCCGCTTTGGATGATGGAAAATATGCTTCTACAACCAGGAGATGCAGTCAAATTGAAGCATACCACTCTTCCAAAGGGAACATGTTTGAAATTGCAACCCCAcacaaaaaatttcttaaaaatatccaaCCCAAAAGTTTTCTTGGAGGTTTCTCTGAGGAACTTCTCTTGTTTAACAACAGGGGATACCATTAAGTTAGATTACAACAACACCATATATTGTATAAATATAGTTGAAACAAAACCTGAATCTGCCATAAGTGTGTTTGACACAGATCTGGAAGTAGACTTTGCTCCTCCTCTTGATTACAAAGAACGTGAAAGGTTGCCATTAAATCCTGCTAATATCTGCACTACCACATCTAGTGCAAGAACAACAACAGAAAATACTACATCTACAGAGCATGAAGAAAAATCTCAATGCAGATTTACTGCTTTCACTGGAGTTGGAAGGCGTCTGGATGGAAAACCTCTATCACCCAAAAGTCCGAAAATTAAATCAGCAAGGTCAAGATCCCCTTCAAGAGCTCCAATACGTAAACCAGTTAAGCTTGTATTTGGTGGCAACACCGTTCAAACCCATGCACTTGCTATGGAATCTGGAAAGGTGGCGGCACAGAAAAGTGAAAAGCGAAGTGAAGAAGCTGATAAACTCCAACCTTTTACTGGCAAAAAGTATTCTTTAAAAGATTGA